Proteins encoded by one window of Cucurbita pepo subsp. pepo cultivar mu-cu-16 chromosome LG14, ASM280686v2, whole genome shotgun sequence:
- the LOC111809933 gene encoding UDP-N-acetylglucosamine transferase subunit ALG14-like — protein MMDSSITIAAIILSISLILSRVLYVIYWSGRPVRNKCLKPVSTLIVLGSGGHTAEMLNVLSELQKDLFAPRFYIAAATDNMSLQKARTYENQLADKTGAEVDKIAQFMQIYRSREVGQSYFTSVWTTLIATLHALWLMLKLRPQVILCNGPGTCIPLCVIAFIFKVLGIRWSSIFYVESIARVKRLSLSGLILYKLYMADQFFVQWPQLQRLYPRARYVGCLM, from the exons ATGATGGATTCTAGTATCACTATTGCTGCCATAATTCTCAGTATCAGCTTGATTTTGAGTCGTGTTCTTTACGTCATATATTGGAGTGGTAGACCCGTTCGAAACAAATGCTTGAAACCTGTTAGTACCCTCATTGTTTTAGGCTCAG GGGGCCACACGGCGGAGATGCTCAATGTGTTGTCTGAGCTGCAGAAGGACTTGTTTGCTCCAAGATTCTACATTGCTGCTGCAACGGATAACATGAGTCTTCAAAAGGCTCGTACATATGAAAACCAACTGGCTGATAAG ACCGGGGCTGAGGTAGACAAGATTGCACAGTTTATGCAGATCTACAGAAGTAGGGAAGTAGGACAATCATATTTCACTTCCGTTTGGACAACTTTGATTGCCACATTGCACGCACTCTGGCTAATGCTTAAACTTAGACCTCAAGTG ATTCTCTGCAATGGCCCTGGTACCTGCATCCCTCTATGCGTAATTGCATTCATATTCAAG GTTCTGGGGATTAGAtggtcttcaattttttatgtgGAAAGCATTGCAAGAGTGAAGAGATTATCACTAAGTGGCTTGATTTTATATAAGTTATACATGGCTGATCAGTTCTTTGTGCAATGGCCACAACTACAGAGGCTATATCCCCGCGCTCGCTACGTCGGTTGTCTCATGTAG